The proteins below are encoded in one region of Hordeum vulgare subsp. vulgare chromosome 3H, MorexV3_pseudomolecules_assembly, whole genome shotgun sequence:
- the LOC123443792 gene encoding protein PIGMENT DEFECTIVE 338, chloroplastic-like: MLPPSCRLLPLISPPPPHSLHVAKALIPRQTHALARARARSVAPTMSAQLDAALSAGFVRLLNAGQEDAYRGGGHYDPKSGDYAVGIVVSGTEARLDVAVGADRLATLLTKELLPLCRAEFPTGGVKPVPPRPGSVGVLEASPMDEETQNQKRGARTLVPPGTVVFAEVLGRTLSGRPLLSARRLFRRLSWHRARQIMQLDEPIEVKIYEWNTGGLLTRIEGLRAFLPKFELMDRISTFTDLKNNVSRCIRVCIIRLDEETNDLIVSEKKAWEMTYLKEGALLKGNVHKIFPYGAQIRITGTNRSGLLHISNISQGRVLSVSDILKVDDELKVLVIKSNVSDKIALSIADLESAPGLFLSDKEKVFSEAEEMSKRYREQLPVVSRNTKLDYDLPGGTIPFDNEAMLYANWKWFKFLRHAKFADENE, encoded by the exons ATGCTGCCGCCGTCTTGCCGCCTGCTCCCTCTCATCTCGCCGCCTCCTCCGCACTCCCTGCACGTCGCCAAAGCTCTCATACCCAGGCAGACCCATGCCTTGGCCCGGGCCCGGGCCCGATCCGTTGCCCCCACCATGTCTGCTCAGCTAGATGCCGCCCTTTCTGCCGGCTTCGTCCGTCTCCTCAACGCCGGCCAGGAGGACGCGTACCGCGGCGGCGGGCACTACGACCCGAAGTCGGGGGACTACGCCGTCGGGATCGTTGTCTCTGGCACCGAGGCTCGCCTCGACGTCGCCGTTGGCGCTGACCGCCTCGCTACGCTCCTCACTAAGGAGCTCCTCCCGCTTTGCCGCGCCGAGTTCCCCACTGGAGGTGTTAAACCGGTTCCGCCTCGGCCAGGGAGCGTGGGCGTCTTGGAGGCCTCCCCCATGGATGAAGAGACCCAAAATCAGAAGCGCGGGGCCAGGACGCTGGTGCCGCCCGGCACGGTGGTCTTCGCGGAGGTGCTCGGGCGCACACTGAGCGGGCGGCCGCTGCTGTCGGCGAGGCGGCTCTTCCGACGCCTCTCGTGGCACCGGGCAAG GCAGATTATGCAACTTGACGAGCCAATTGAGGTTAAAATTTACGAGTGGAATACTGGTGGACTACTTACAAGAATTGAG GGTTTGAGAGCATTCCTTCccaaatttgagctcatggaCAGGATAAGTACGTTTACAGACTTGAAAAATAAT GTTAGTCGCTGCATACGTGTGTGCATTATAAGGCTAGACGAAGAAACGAATGACCTCATAGTTAGCGAGAAGAAAGCATGG GAAATGACATATCTTAAAGAAGGAGCTCTTCTAAAAGGGAATGTACACAAGATTTTTCCATATGGTGCGCAAATTAGGATAACTGGGACCAACAGAAG TGGATTACTGCACATCTCCAACATTAGTCAAGGCCGTGTCTTGTCAGTAAGTGACATCCTAAAAGTAGATGATGAGCTGAAAGTTCTGGTGATCAAGTCAAATGTTTCTGACAAAATTGCACTCAG CATAGCAGACCTGGAAAGTGCTCCTGGTTTATTTCTGTCAGATAAAGAG AAGGTGTTTTCAGAAGCTGAGGAAATGTCAAAGAGGTACCGGGAGCAACTTCCAGTTGTCTCTCGGAACACTAAATTAGATTATGACCTTCCAGGGGGGACTATTCCGTTTGATAATGAAGCGATGCTTTATGCAAACTGGAAATGGTTCAAATTTCTGAGACATGCCAAATTTGCTGACGAAAATGAGTAG